A window of the Brassica napus cultivar Da-Ae chromosome C5, Da-Ae, whole genome shotgun sequence genome harbors these coding sequences:
- the LOC106398273 gene encoding phosphoglycerate mutase-like protein 1 — MDTRFLYPLESCKIIHLLRHGQAEHNVEAEKDRNALLSPHLFDAPLTDHGHQQVENLRERVVSSGLLKRVELVVTSPLLRTMQTAVGVFGNEDNQPNMISKPSILALEVARDRNGVRPPDMRRNVSEYQTIFPTIDFSQIESEEDNLWRPDVRESEEEILARALQFMKWLWKRPEKEVAVVSHGIVLQHMLYVFANDCDVSVRHELCKRFANCEIRTVVIVDKSLCSSTEN; from the exons ATGGATACAAGATTCTTGTACCCCTTGGAAAGCTGTAAAATCATCCACTTG TTGAGACATGGACAAGCGGAGCACAATGTAGAAGCCGAAAAGGATAGGAATGCGTTGTTGTCTCCTCATCTTTTTGACGCTCCACTTACTGATCATGGTCACCAACAG GTTGAGAACCTCCGCGAACGTGTTGTTTCAAGTGGGCTACTAAAGAGGGTTGAGCTAGTTGTAACTTCTCCTTTGTTGAG AACTATGCAAACTGCGGTTGGAGTTTTTGGAAATGAAGATAACCAACCAAATATGATAAGCAAACCTTCCATTTTGGCACTTGAGGTTGCTCGAGACCGTAAT GGAGTTCGCCCTCCTGATATGAGAAGAAACGTGAGCGAGTATCAAACTATTTTTCCCACCATTGATTTCTCTCAG ATTGAAAGTGAAGAAGACAATCTGTGGAGGCCCGATGTCCGAGAATCTGAGGAAGAGATTTTGGCAAGAGCGTTACAATTCATGAAATG GTTATGGAAGAGACCAGAGAAGGAGGTTGCGGTTGTCAGCCATGGCATAGTTTTGCAGCATATGTTGTATGTGTTCGCAAACGATTGTGACGTGTCAGTTAGACATGAACTTTGCAAGAG GTTTGCTAATTgcgaaattcgcactgttgtGATTGTAGACAAAAG CCTTTGTTCTTCTACGGAGAATTGA
- the LOC125586876 gene encoding uncharacterized protein LOC125586876, whose product MGDIVVAKPKDRGSSSIKCPTLTATNYTVWAMRMKILLKVHKVWEVVETEGTDDEKNNMAVALIFQSIPEALILQVGDLNNAKKVWEAIRTRHVGAERVREARLQTLMADFDRLKMKETETIDDFVGKLSELSSKSMALGKEIEETKLVKKFLKCLPRKKYIHIVASLEQVLDLKTTSFEDIIGRLKAYEERVAEDEDNQEDQSKLMYANMEPQQQQARDYNNNNFRGRGRGGRFFNRGRGRGRFNGPRDASRLTCFRCDKTGHVAYDSPDRLLKLQETQEIDNSSTQEADELMMHELVYLNEEKIVPSNYDGRDGDDNIWYLDNGASNHMSGDRRYFSHVDDSVSGKVRFGDDSKIDIKGK is encoded by the coding sequence atggGTGATATAGTAGTCGCAAAACCAAAGGATAGAGGCTCTTCATCGATCAAGTGCCCTACTCTTACTGCAACTAACTATACCGTGTGGGCCATGAGGATGAAAATTCTACTCAAGGTTCACAAGGTGTGGGAAGTTGTCGAAACCGAGGGTACAGACGACGAGAAGAACAATATGGCTGTGGCACTTATCTTTCAGTCAATACCAGAGGCGTTGATACTACAGGTTGGAGACCTAAACAATGCAAAGAAAGTATGGGAGGCAATTCGAACGAGACATGTGGGAGCTGAGCGTGTCAGAGAGGCGAGATTACAAACGTTGATGGCTGATTTCGATCGACTTAAGATGAAAGAGACAGAGACGATTGATGATTTTGTTGGCAAACTATCAGAGTTATCGTCAAAGTCAATGGCACTAGGAAAGGAAATCGAAGAAACCAAGCTGGTTAAGAAGTTTCTCAAGTGTTTGCCTCGGAAGAAGTATATACACATCGTAGCTTCCTTAGAGCAAGTCCTAGATCTCAAGACCACAAGTTTTGAGGACATTATAGGACGTCTGAAAGCCTATGAGGAGCGTGTTGCCGAAGATGAGGATAATCAAGAAGATCAAAGTAAGTTGATGTATGCGAACATGGAGCCCCAACAACAGCAAGCTCGtgactacaacaacaacaattttAGAGGCAGAGGTCGTGGAGGACGCTTCTTCAATAGGGGACGTGGTCGTGGAAGATTCAATGGACCAAGAGATGCATCAAGGCTCACTTGCTTTCGTTGTGACAAAACAGGGCATGTCGCGTATGACTCTCCGGATCGGTTACTTAAGCTCCAAGAAACACAAGAAATAGACAACTCGTCGACTCAAGAGGCAGATGAACTGATGATGCATGAGTTAGTATACTTAAATGAAGAGAAGATAGTTCCAAGCAACTACGATGGAAGAGATGGAGATGACAACATCTGGTACCTAGACAATGGGGCCAGTAATCACATGAGTGGTGATCGAAGATACTTCTCCCATGTCGATGATTCTGTGAGCGGTAAAGTCAGGTTCGGTGATGATTCTAAAATCGACATCAAAGGGAAATGA
- the LOC106399620 gene encoding protein RESPONSE TO ABA AND SALT 1 has product MPVTSSSQSFSSFVNGWLIRHRYFVEQLTCASSFDETNQEQQQSLVTQFLSHCLQYYQEKSSAVSLAGDNIFTFFCPPWFTPYARLILWVGDFKPSLVFKLTDSTVDDLTRHQRDRLSSLRSETRRRERDVMRDFALVQQSVADPPVMLAARRVGARGMVDGEESDLEEAMDVLRRGMARAMNSADELRCSTVGKVVEILTSSQAVKVLRTIGELHFRLRELVGLERDHQ; this is encoded by the coding sequence ATGCCAGTCACCAGCAGCTCCCAAAGCTTCAGCAGCTTCGTTAACGGTTGGCTGATCCGCCACAGGTATTTCGTCGAACAGCTCACGTGCGCTTCCTCCTTCGACGAAACCAACCAAGAGCAGCAACAATCTCTCGTGACCCAGTTTCTATCTCACTGTCTCCAATACTACCAAGAGAAATCCTCCGCCGTCTCCCTCGCCGGAGACAACATTTTCACTTTCTTCTGCCCGCCGTGGTTCACCCCCTACGCCAGGCTCATCCTCTGGGTCGGCGATTTCAAGCCTTCTCTCGTCTTCAAACTCACGGACTCCACCGTCGACGACCTCACGCGCCACCAGCGAGACCGGCTCTCGAGCCTCCGGTCGGAGACGAGGAGGAGGGAGAGGGACGTGATGAGGGATTTCGCGCTGGTGCAGCAGAGCGTGGCGGATCCGCCGGTGATGCTCGCGGCGAGGCGAGTGGGGGCGAGGGGGATGGTGGACGGGGAGGAGTCGGATTTGGAGGAGGCGATGGACGTGCTTAGGAGAGGGATGGCGAGGGCGATGAACAGCGCGGATGAGCTGAGGTGTTCGACGGTGGGGAAAGTGGTGGAGATTCTTACTTCGTCGCAGGCGGTTAAGGTGTTGAGGACGATCGGTGAGCTTCATTTTCGGTTGAGGGAGTTAGTGGGTTTGGAGAGAGACCACCAATGA
- the LOC106400865 gene encoding phosphoglycerate mutase-like protein 1 isoform X1, which produces MELCGVQTLCFSSPNFKTLRLVRHAQGIHNVAIEKGELTGLSGKLFDARLSQTGIQQVSDMRKEISKSGLLNTVQLVITSPLRRAMQTSVGIFRGQEDMNQSDIFPKANNSPPIVALEICRERMGLYPCDKRESIGTYRTCFSEIDFTMIESGEDTLWQAEEREDMEDVSARGLHFLKWLWERPEKDIAVVSHGIFLQQTLRALHEKIGTPVEDNHLKRFANCELRSIRLEKSDMEAYTLTTYNSRKYATPPSTSIHTFE; this is translated from the exons atggaattgTGTGGAGTTCAGACGCTGTGCTTCTCATCGCCTAACTTCAAAACCCTTCGTTTG GTGAGACATGCACAAGGAATCCACAATGTAGCAATAGAGAAAGGAGAATTGACTGGTTTATCTGGCAAGCTGTTCGATGCCCGTCTCTCTCAAACGGGTATTCAACAG GTTTCTGACATGAGGAAAGAAATCAGTAAATCAGGATTACTAAACACTGTCCAGTTGGTGATTACCTCTCCATTGCGCAG GGCAATGCAAACTTCAGTTGGAATATTTAGGGGACAAGAAGATATGAATCAATCCGATATCTTTCCAAAAGCTAACAACTCCCCTCCAATTGTAGCACTTGAGATTTGTAGAGAACGCATG GGATTATATCCGTGTGATAAAAGAGAAAGTATAGGTACCTATCGCACTTGTTTCTCAGAGATCGACTTTACAATG ATAGAGAGTGGTGAAGATACTCTATGGCAAGCAGAGGAGAGGGAAGACATGGAAGATGTTTCTGCTAGAGGCCTTCACTTTCTCAAATG gtTATGGGAGAGGCCGGAGAAAGACATTGCAGTTGTTAGCCATGGGATATTTTTGCAACAAACACTACGTGCGCTGCATGAAAAAATTGGCACACCTGTTGAAGATAATCACCTTAAAAG gttTGCCAATTGTGAACTACGGTCAATTCGGCTCGAGAAGAG TGACATGGAAGCATATACATTAACGACTTACAATAGTAGAAAATACGCTACTCCACCTTCAACCTCCATTCACACGTTTGAATAG
- the LOC106400865 gene encoding phosphoglycerate mutase-like protein 1 isoform X2, which produces MELCGVQTLCFSSPNFKTLRLVRHAQGIHNVAIEKGELTGLSGKLFDARLSQTGIQQVSDMRKEISKSGLLNTVQLVITSPLRRAMQTSVGIFRGQEDMNQSDIFPKANNSPPIVALEICRERMGLYPCDKRESIGTYRTCFSEIDFTMIESGEDTLWQAEEREDMEDVSARGLHFLKWLWERPEKDIAVVSHGIFLQQTLRALHEKIGTPVEDNHLKRFANCELRSIRLEKSAVTWKHIH; this is translated from the exons atggaattgTGTGGAGTTCAGACGCTGTGCTTCTCATCGCCTAACTTCAAAACCCTTCGTTTG GTGAGACATGCACAAGGAATCCACAATGTAGCAATAGAGAAAGGAGAATTGACTGGTTTATCTGGCAAGCTGTTCGATGCCCGTCTCTCTCAAACGGGTATTCAACAG GTTTCTGACATGAGGAAAGAAATCAGTAAATCAGGATTACTAAACACTGTCCAGTTGGTGATTACCTCTCCATTGCGCAG GGCAATGCAAACTTCAGTTGGAATATTTAGGGGACAAGAAGATATGAATCAATCCGATATCTTTCCAAAAGCTAACAACTCCCCTCCAATTGTAGCACTTGAGATTTGTAGAGAACGCATG GGATTATATCCGTGTGATAAAAGAGAAAGTATAGGTACCTATCGCACTTGTTTCTCAGAGATCGACTTTACAATG ATAGAGAGTGGTGAAGATACTCTATGGCAAGCAGAGGAGAGGGAAGACATGGAAGATGTTTCTGCTAGAGGCCTTCACTTTCTCAAATG gtTATGGGAGAGGCCGGAGAAAGACATTGCAGTTGTTAGCCATGGGATATTTTTGCAACAAACACTACGTGCGCTGCATGAAAAAATTGGCACACCTGTTGAAGATAATCACCTTAAAAG gttTGCCAATTGTGAACTACGGTCAATTCGGCTCGAGAAGAG cGCAGTGACATGGAAGCATATACATTAA